The following proteins are encoded in a genomic region of Oligoflexus sp.:
- a CDS encoding crotonase/enoyl-CoA hydratase family protein: MPDFEFLKVSLANKVAEVSLNRPDKANALHEKMWYELEAAFRWADETPEVRAVILRSEGPRFSSGIDFEFVLSIAQRIESLPEGRRQEKLRAIICSLQASFTRIESCRKPVIAAVQGVCFGGGIDLISACDIRHASEDASFSVKEVDLGIVADIGTLQRLPKIVGEGRAREWALTGKLFHAVEAQRAGLINEVTSDVPALLALAREQAALIAEKSPLAVRGTKQILNYSRDHSVAEGLDYVATWNAGMLMSLDLKMAVEAAMQRKKAQFPD, from the coding sequence ATGCCTGATTTTGAGTTCCTGAAGGTCTCCCTTGCGAACAAGGTCGCCGAAGTCAGCCTGAATCGCCCCGACAAGGCGAACGCTCTGCATGAAAAAATGTGGTACGAACTGGAGGCTGCCTTTCGCTGGGCCGATGAAACACCCGAGGTCAGAGCCGTCATCCTGCGCAGTGAAGGGCCCCGTTTCTCGAGCGGCATTGACTTTGAATTTGTGCTGAGTATAGCCCAGCGCATCGAAAGCCTTCCGGAAGGTCGCCGCCAGGAAAAACTTCGAGCGATCATTTGTTCCCTGCAGGCAAGCTTTACCCGCATCGAAAGCTGTCGCAAGCCCGTGATCGCCGCCGTACAGGGCGTTTGCTTCGGCGGTGGCATTGACCTCATCAGCGCCTGCGATATCCGTCATGCATCCGAAGATGCCAGTTTTTCCGTCAAGGAAGTGGATCTGGGCATAGTGGCTGATATCGGCACGCTTCAGCGTCTGCCGAAAATCGTCGGCGAAGGTCGAGCCCGGGAATGGGCTTTGACCGGCAAACTTTTCCATGCGGTCGAGGCCCAGCGTGCCGGTCTTATCAATGAAGTGACCTCGGATGTCCCGGCCCTCCTGGCCCTGGCGCGGGAGCAGGCGGCCTTGATCGCTGAAAAATCGCCTCTGGCCGTGCGCGGGACCAAGCAGATCCTGAATTACAGCCGAGATCATTCCGTGGCCGAGGGCCTCGATTATGTTGCGACCTGGAATGCAGGTATGCTCATGTCGCTCGATTTGAAGATGGCCGTGGAAGCGGCGATGCAGCGAAAGAAGGCCCAGTTTCCCGACTGA
- a CDS encoding 7TM diverse intracellular signaling domain-containing protein: protein MRTILLSILMLLSLSPVRAEDRTPPFLELSAWDLKPRDLEQDFMVLPTIQDPEVFQKEWQTLGWSLAPIQTHFSKLTIGDRSVASHDSVAFALQLRGIPEGDYGLRLRADTSAEVYIIPSDGQGKIQSVLKVGRAGKDEASTIPAVADPLGHFTIPATGDYWILVNAANYHYKEGMIWRRPIIGSYEVMHRSWLLEIVQENFAFGIITILAIYNLALFLNRTEDPSNLWLAGYCFFALLRFFAVSALNLSIIFPESSVLLHRALRIMELGFVPISCVCFANFAIANFGNQEYWRRKSQVFMGAALLFALTAMVFDTRLLPHLIIPLDLFALVSAVITMALLFKAIRLKMTGARLMLCGALVFLSTVTYDILCGLNIIESPFYLTNYGLSAFIFFQGQVVAKLFARAFRTAQVLSAHLEEEVDKKTRDIQGMLDNIPLGICSIDSRGRILPNYSVQLPSIIGVKEPAGQDYVTAIFGSSNLSVDLKDTMHQSLLACFDDDVISFESNAAHLPEEVAIAYDGQRHDLQCIWSPITDKNNCVARVLLVLRDITSLKQAEAQRLEHQRELEYIIELVNVSPDKFQGFVVTSMQFLAENDRLIRQNTRKDPEIVKIIFVNMHTMKGAARTLGFYKMTSLLHEVEQVYSALLRDPELQWHQQNLLESMLDVKAVFDYYVKLNHEKLGRTVANSTEVSISREALEHENRTLRSIQVSRLEPHDALKLRDTIQRIEDLCFSEASDVFLDILSSVHRVARDLGKEIPIINVEARGFKLKQSAHELLANVFVHIIRNSLDHGIETAAERVAVGKRPTGRIDVRLQQKGDLLSIEYRDDGRGLNMKKLREKAQRDHLLDAEGLKSLQKVADLIFISGLSTAQSLTEVSGRGVGMDAVRRYLENNGGQIQLRVHEELAGFASFSIHLMLASTHFIKAQETLGEAS from the coding sequence TTGCGTACTATCCTGCTTTCCATCCTTATGCTTCTGTCCCTCTCGCCTGTCAGGGCCGAAGATCGAACTCCACCCTTTTTGGAATTGAGCGCCTGGGATTTAAAGCCGCGCGATCTGGAGCAGGACTTCATGGTTCTGCCAACGATCCAGGATCCCGAGGTCTTTCAAAAGGAATGGCAGACGCTGGGCTGGAGCCTCGCACCCATTCAAACGCATTTCTCGAAGCTGACAATTGGTGATCGCAGCGTCGCATCGCATGACAGCGTGGCCTTCGCCCTTCAGCTGCGCGGTATTCCCGAAGGCGACTATGGTCTGCGCCTGCGCGCGGATACTTCGGCGGAAGTTTATATTATTCCCAGCGACGGCCAGGGCAAAATTCAAAGTGTTTTGAAAGTGGGTCGAGCCGGCAAGGACGAGGCCAGCACCATTCCCGCCGTCGCCGATCCCCTGGGGCATTTCACAATTCCGGCGACGGGTGATTACTGGATCCTGGTGAATGCGGCCAACTATCACTACAAGGAAGGCATGATCTGGCGCCGGCCGATCATCGGCTCCTATGAGGTGATGCACCGCTCATGGCTGCTGGAGATCGTCCAGGAAAACTTCGCCTTTGGCATCATCACGATTCTGGCCATCTATAACCTCGCCCTCTTTTTGAATCGAACCGAGGACCCTTCCAACCTCTGGCTGGCAGGCTACTGCTTTTTCGCGCTGCTTCGCTTCTTTGCCGTCAGTGCGCTGAATCTCTCGATCATCTTCCCGGAATCGTCGGTTCTCTTGCACCGCGCCCTGCGCATCATGGAGCTGGGCTTTGTTCCCATCTCCTGCGTGTGCTTTGCGAACTTCGCCATCGCCAACTTCGGGAATCAGGAGTACTGGCGCCGGAAATCGCAGGTCTTCATGGGCGCCGCGCTGCTCTTCGCCCTGACGGCCATGGTTTTTGATACGCGCCTTCTGCCCCATCTGATCATTCCCCTGGATCTCTTCGCGCTCGTTTCAGCCGTCATCACGATGGCGCTCCTTTTCAAAGCGATACGCTTGAAGATGACAGGCGCACGCCTGATGCTCTGTGGAGCCCTGGTGTTTCTCTCCACCGTCACCTATGACATCCTCTGCGGCCTGAACATCATCGAGTCGCCTTTCTATCTCACCAACTATGGACTCTCCGCCTTCATCTTCTTTCAGGGCCAGGTGGTGGCCAAGCTTTTTGCAAGGGCCTTCCGCACCGCCCAGGTCCTTTCCGCCCATCTGGAAGAGGAGGTGGATAAGAAAACGCGCGATATCCAGGGTATGCTCGATAACATTCCGCTCGGCATCTGCTCGATCGATTCCCGAGGACGCATACTCCCGAACTATTCCGTGCAGCTTCCGTCGATCATCGGCGTGAAGGAACCCGCGGGCCAGGATTATGTCACGGCGATTTTTGGTTCCTCCAATTTGAGCGTGGACCTGAAAGACACCATGCATCAAAGTCTGCTCGCCTGCTTTGACGACGACGTCATCAGTTTTGAAAGCAACGCCGCGCATCTGCCCGAAGAGGTGGCCATTGCCTATGACGGCCAGCGGCATGATCTGCAGTGCATCTGGAGTCCGATCACCGACAAGAATAACTGCGTGGCCCGAGTCCTGCTCGTGCTGCGCGATATCACCAGCCTGAAGCAGGCCGAAGCCCAGCGGCTCGAACATCAGCGCGAGCTGGAATACATTATCGAGCTGGTCAACGTGAGTCCGGATAAATTCCAGGGCTTCGTCGTCACCTCGATGCAGTTCCTGGCCGAGAATGATCGCCTGATCCGCCAGAACACCAGGAAGGATCCAGAGATCGTCAAGATTATTTTCGTGAACATGCACACGATGAAAGGCGCGGCGCGGACGCTGGGTTTCTATAAAATGACCTCGCTCCTTCATGAAGTGGAGCAGGTGTATTCGGCCTTGCTGCGTGATCCTGAGCTGCAGTGGCATCAGCAGAACCTCCTGGAGAGCATGCTGGACGTGAAGGCCGTTTTTGACTACTATGTGAAACTGAATCATGAGAAGCTGGGCCGTACCGTCGCCAACAGCACCGAAGTCTCGATCAGCCGCGAGGCCCTGGAGCATGAGAACCGCACGCTGCGGTCCATTCAGGTCTCGCGCCTGGAACCCCATGATGCGCTGAAGCTTCGCGATACCATTCAAAGGATCGAGGACCTCTGCTTCAGCGAAGCCTCCGATGTCTTCTTGGATATTCTGAGCAGCGTTCATCGCGTCGCGCGGGATTTAGGCAAAGAGATCCCCATCATCAACGTCGAGGCCCGCGGCTTCAAACTCAAGCAAAGCGCGCATGAACTCCTGGCCAATGTCTTTGTTCACATCATCCGCAATTCCCTGGATCACGGCATCGAGACTGCCGCCGAGCGCGTGGCCGTGGGCAAGCGTCCGACCGGGCGCATTGATGTGCGCCTGCAGCAAAAGGGCGATCTTCTGTCCATCGAGTATCGCGATGATGGACGCGGCCTGAACATGAAAAAGCTGCGGGAAAAAGCCCAGCGGGATCATCTGCTGGATGCGGAGGGATTGAAATCACTGCAGAAGGTGGCGGATTTGATTTTCATCTCGGGCTTGAGCACAGCGCAGTCTTTGACGGAAGTATCCGGGCGTGGAGTCGGGATGGATGCCGTGCGCCGTTACCTGGAAAACAATGGCGGTCAGATCCAGCTTCGCGTGCATGAAGAGCTGGCAGGCTTCGCCAGCTTTTCCATCCACCTTATGCTGGCGTCCACGCACTTTATCAAGGCGCAGGAGACGCTGGGCGAGGCCAGCTAA
- the trhA gene encoding PAQR family membrane homeostasis protein TrhA, which produces MSSPKTTHLVSPAEESWNTISHGLGLLLSILGFILLFTWHPEPLTLSKALILAVFGCSLVALYLASTLYHAAKSPKLKRWLKYCDHAAIFLLIAGTYTPFCLIGRDGEGQSIAITVWIMATAGIIAKFFLVGRFRFVSTLMYLLMGWLVIFHIDFLRALPKEELTWLVSGGISYSIGTIFYLWRSLPFSHAIWHLFVLGGSACHYLGVLFYLAA; this is translated from the coding sequence GTGTCATCCCCTAAAACCACCCACTTGGTTTCGCCAGCTGAAGAAAGCTGGAATACAATCAGTCATGGGCTGGGCCTTTTGCTCAGCATCCTCGGCTTCATTCTTCTGTTCACCTGGCATCCTGAGCCCTTGACCTTGAGCAAGGCGCTGATTCTTGCGGTCTTTGGCTGCTCGTTGGTCGCTCTTTATCTGGCATCCACGCTCTATCACGCGGCGAAGTCGCCGAAACTCAAGCGCTGGCTGAAGTACTGTGACCATGCCGCCATCTTTCTTCTGATAGCCGGCACCTACACACCTTTCTGCCTGATCGGGCGTGATGGCGAAGGGCAGAGCATTGCGATCACCGTATGGATCATGGCCACCGCGGGCATCATCGCCAAGTTTTTCCTGGTGGGTCGCTTTCGCTTTGTTTCGACTCTTATGTATCTATTAATGGGCTGGCTGGTGATCTTTCATATCGACTTTCTGCGCGCACTGCCCAAAGAAGAACTGACATGGCTGGTCTCGGGCGGTATCAGCTATAGCATCGGCACCATCTTCTACCTATGGCGCAGCCTGCCTTTCAGCCATGCGATCTGGCATCTTTTCGTGCTGGGCGGCTCGGCCTGTCACTATCTGGGTGTACTCTTTTATCTGGCCGCCTAG
- a CDS encoding sigma-54 dependent transcriptional regulator, with the protein MSTNPKAKLPRNALNGTRVLIIDDEEMLAWSIETELKANGADVLSCNSLRTALENFQGFSPDLAICDLRLPDGSGMELLKKWRVEKPDMPIILITAHGAVESAVDALRFGAFDYLQKPFDMKALVAAANRGAELSSLRQKVSQLTGHEVAREPIRMIGDSPAMKRIREQLERVARSRSSTVLILGESGTGKELAARAIHEWSERANSPFVEINCASIPESLLESELFGYEKGAFTDARDRKLGLFELAQNGTIFLDEIGEMPMKLQTKLLRALEYRRFKRLGGTKDISFSARIVAATNRNLLEEIQNKNFRSDLYYRLSALPVYLPPLRERMEDLDALADFFVQRVAGELGAETPRLTAAAREKLRSHAWPGNMRELKNVLERAIVFYGTPELESQQIELDTYIEPSPTPSLQAQSPIAINGAQGRSNYSAQHPMILPEKGINLEDLERDLLLQAMEQTHNNQTKAADLLGISRHTFRYRLEKHGIIKP; encoded by the coding sequence ATGTCCACGAACCCCAAAGCCAAACTGCCCCGTAATGCCCTCAATGGAACCCGCGTCCTCATTATTGATGACGAGGAAATGCTCGCCTGGAGTATTGAAACGGAATTGAAAGCCAACGGTGCTGATGTTCTGTCCTGCAACTCCTTGCGTACGGCTCTGGAAAATTTTCAAGGCTTCAGTCCGGATCTCGCCATCTGCGATCTGCGGCTTCCGGATGGCAGCGGCATGGAGCTCTTAAAGAAATGGCGGGTTGAAAAGCCGGATATGCCCATCATTCTCATCACCGCGCACGGAGCGGTGGAATCCGCGGTCGATGCGCTGCGTTTTGGAGCCTTCGATTACCTGCAAAAACCTTTCGATATGAAGGCGCTGGTGGCCGCCGCCAACCGCGGTGCGGAACTTTCTTCTTTGCGGCAGAAGGTCAGCCAACTGACCGGCCATGAGGTGGCCCGTGAACCGATCCGCATGATCGGGGATTCGCCGGCCATGAAACGCATCAGGGAGCAGCTGGAACGCGTGGCCAGATCCCGCTCCAGCACTGTCCTGATCCTGGGTGAGAGCGGAACGGGCAAGGAACTCGCAGCCCGCGCTATTCATGAATGGTCCGAGCGCGCCAATAGCCCCTTTGTCGAAATCAACTGCGCGAGCATTCCGGAAAGCCTTCTGGAAAGTGAACTCTTCGGTTATGAAAAAGGGGCCTTCACCGATGCCCGCGATCGCAAGCTCGGTCTCTTCGAGTTGGCCCAGAACGGAACCATCTTCCTGGATGAAATCGGTGAAATGCCGATGAAGCTGCAGACCAAGCTTCTCCGCGCGCTGGAATATCGGCGCTTCAAAAGACTCGGCGGAACCAAGGACATCAGCTTCTCGGCCCGCATCGTGGCGGCCACCAACCGGAATCTTCTGGAAGAAATCCAAAATAAAAATTTCCGCAGCGATCTTTACTATCGACTGTCGGCCTTGCCCGTTTACCTTCCGCCCCTTCGCGAAAGAATGGAAGATCTGGACGCCCTCGCAGATTTCTTTGTGCAGCGCGTGGCCGGGGAACTCGGTGCCGAGACTCCGCGCTTGACCGCAGCGGCGCGGGAGAAACTGCGTTCGCATGCATGGCCCGGCAATATGCGGGAACTGAAAAACGTGCTGGAGCGCGCCATCGTTTTCTATGGCACGCCCGAATTGGAATCACAGCAGATTGAACTCGATACCTATATCGAGCCGAGTCCCACGCCTTCCCTTCAGGCGCAATCCCCGATCGCGATCAACGGGGCCCAGGGCCGTTCGAATTATTCCGCGCAGCATCCTATGATCCTGCCGGAAAAAGGCATCAACCTGGAAGATCTGGAACGCGACCTGCTGCTGCAGGCCATGGAACAGACTCATAATAATCAAACGAAGGCCGCTGACCTCCTGGGCATCTCGCGACACACATTCCGCTATCGTTTGGAAAAGCACGGCATCATCAAACCCTGA
- a CDS encoding sulfite exporter TauE/SafE family protein has product MGLEHLGHEHHHHMMNTFSLSSVDPLQLAGFAAIFSYSFLVSWHCAGMCGPLACSILARRDRPSWTASLLYNLGRCLSYVGAGLILGAFSAQIAQRSLAWGQILTRLAGLWLIIWALFPFIPWQRFTPNLAPLWMPGLRKFLPTRSASLQAFVLGLVTIFMPCMTLHPLLLASAGTGHPVAGGLTMLAFFLGTLPVMLTTATMPAVMAKIVPTRAFMLAGRGLLALAGLVTIWRTL; this is encoded by the coding sequence ATGGGTCTGGAACATCTGGGTCATGAACATCACCATCATATGATGAATACGTTTTCGTTATCGTCCGTGGATCCACTGCAGCTGGCGGGCTTTGCCGCGATCTTTTCCTACAGCTTCCTCGTCTCCTGGCATTGTGCCGGGATGTGTGGCCCCCTGGCTTGCTCCATCCTTGCCCGCCGTGATCGTCCTTCGTGGACGGCGAGCCTGCTCTATAACCTTGGCCGCTGCCTGTCATACGTCGGTGCTGGCCTTATCCTGGGCGCATTCTCCGCGCAGATCGCGCAAAGATCCCTGGCCTGGGGGCAGATCCTGACCCGGCTTGCTGGACTCTGGCTCATCATCTGGGCCCTCTTTCCTTTTATCCCCTGGCAACGTTTCACACCCAATCTTGCCCCACTCTGGATGCCAGGTCTGCGAAAATTTCTTCCGACGCGTTCCGCGAGTCTGCAGGCCTTCGTTTTGGGCCTCGTGACCATCTTCATGCCCTGCATGACCCTGCATCCTCTTTTGCTGGCCAGTGCTGGCACCGGGCATCCTGTGGCCGGTGGCCTGACCATGCTGGCCTTCTTTCTCGGGACTTTGCCCGTTATGCTGACAACAGCCACCATGCCAGCAGTCATGGCCAAGATCGTCCCGACCCGAGCCTTCATGCTCGCCGGTCGGGGTCTTCTGGCTCTGGCTGGTCTTGTCACCATCTGGCGAACGCTTTAA
- a CDS encoding heavy metal translocating P-type ATPase — MTQMFQTHTLTPVADAVPTQRTCRHCQSKLDAQLADEFCCHGCRSAYELIESFELKRFYEIVQENRDTLRPAGPQKLDYRLFDAAEFQEGFVEKSKAGQQTAHFYLENMSCYACVWVCEQVTKQIDPEASLSINLSSGEATLDFKASKVALSEFLSRFETMGFPVSPNSDYQQDEKQEIARIGVALFCVMNIMMLAFPEYLGAESLENHFRDLFRWISTVLAALSVFYSGWPFIRGALTSLRRGQLHLDLPIGLAIVVCFFYSLVHTWQGHPHVYYDSTAAVVALLLIGRWAQGKALRRIMREKSKYFASEARFVRVLKDSGDEAITPLASVESGQTLKVLAGEVVPLRAELVSDCAEMNRSLLTGEADWVSVHKGQTLEAGSMNGGQPIIIRSLETGLQSFLLRLQNAAQTLYQHKGGFAALSESMAKAFVIFVLTMAFGSLAWHWEASSERAITRFATVLLIACPCIFGFGAPMVLSRALLLGLQRGVLFRSQNALERLALVQNFFFDKTGTLTEDDSKVSEAQWNEIQLKALSIPEEDLLELFRKLPDFSAHHSLAALAAFAGPGPSSRESIKAVREVFGQGISLVWRGAEVRIGRYGFCFQEPPRDEQALEYSYVSRDRKSLLRFRLQDQLRPDSRAAVHSLLMSKRNVFMLTGDSLDRAQAVGHELGLDKDHVVARLSPNEKLGRIADKKRNAMVGNGINDTLAMAQVEIGIAVANATESLREKADIALLAPGLDPLMRAIELSSATRRALQRCFGFALFFNLIGMSLAISGWATPVLGAILMPISSFSIFAIARRWH, encoded by the coding sequence ATGACCCAGATGTTCCAGACCCATACTCTTACTCCTGTGGCCGATGCGGTGCCCACGCAACGCACCTGTCGCCACTGTCAAAGCAAACTTGATGCACAGCTGGCGGATGAATTCTGCTGTCACGGCTGCCGCTCTGCTTATGAACTCATCGAAAGTTTTGAGTTAAAGCGTTTTTACGAAATTGTACAGGAAAACCGTGACACCCTCAGACCCGCTGGTCCGCAAAAGCTGGATTATCGCCTCTTCGATGCTGCGGAATTCCAGGAAGGCTTTGTCGAAAAGAGCAAAGCCGGGCAGCAAACCGCGCACTTTTATTTGGAAAACATGAGCTGCTATGCCTGCGTGTGGGTCTGTGAGCAGGTGACCAAACAGATCGACCCCGAGGCCAGCCTGTCCATTAATCTTTCCAGCGGCGAGGCGACCCTCGATTTCAAGGCTTCCAAGGTGGCTTTGTCGGAATTTTTGTCCCGCTTTGAAACCATGGGCTTTCCCGTCAGTCCCAACAGCGATTATCAGCAGGATGAAAAGCAGGAGATCGCCCGCATCGGCGTGGCGCTTTTCTGCGTGATGAACATCATGATGCTGGCGTTCCCTGAATATCTGGGCGCAGAATCCCTCGAAAATCATTTCCGCGATCTTTTCCGCTGGATATCCACGGTCCTGGCCGCGCTCAGCGTTTTCTATTCGGGCTGGCCTTTCATTCGCGGCGCCCTGACGAGTCTACGCCGCGGGCAGCTGCATCTGGATCTGCCCATTGGCCTTGCGATCGTAGTCTGCTTTTTCTATAGCCTCGTTCACACCTGGCAGGGGCACCCGCATGTTTATTACGATTCAACGGCGGCGGTGGTGGCCCTTCTCCTCATTGGTCGCTGGGCCCAGGGCAAGGCTCTGCGCCGCATCATGCGGGAAAAATCCAAGTACTTCGCAAGCGAAGCCCGCTTTGTCCGCGTTCTGAAGGACAGCGGCGATGAAGCCATAACACCGCTGGCGTCCGTGGAAAGCGGTCAAACCCTGAAAGTTCTGGCCGGCGAAGTCGTGCCCCTGCGCGCGGAACTCGTGAGCGACTGTGCGGAAATGAATCGCAGTCTTCTGACAGGCGAAGCGGATTGGGTTTCGGTGCATAAGGGTCAGACTTTGGAAGCGGGTTCCATGAACGGCGGGCAGCCGATCATCATCCGCAGCCTGGAAACAGGACTGCAGAGCTTTCTTCTGCGTCTTCAGAATGCGGCTCAGACTCTTTATCAACACAAAGGGGGATTTGCTGCTCTTTCGGAAAGCATGGCGAAGGCCTTCGTCATCTTTGTTCTGACCATGGCCTTTGGATCCCTCGCATGGCATTGGGAGGCGTCCAGCGAGCGCGCCATCACACGTTTTGCCACCGTGCTCCTGATCGCCTGCCCCTGTATCTTTGGATTTGGCGCGCCCATGGTTCTCTCGCGCGCGCTGCTCCTGGGTCTGCAGCGTGGGGTGCTGTTTCGCTCGCAGAATGCCCTGGAACGTCTGGCCCTGGTCCAGAATTTTTTCTTTGATAAAACCGGCACCCTGACAGAAGATGACAGCAAAGTAAGCGAAGCCCAATGGAACGAGATACAGCTGAAAGCTCTATCCATACCCGAGGAGGACCTTCTGGAGCTGTTCAGAAAGCTGCCGGACTTTTCCGCCCATCATAGTTTGGCCGCGCTGGCGGCATTTGCCGGACCAGGGCCTTCGAGTCGCGAAAGCATCAAGGCCGTGCGCGAGGTTTTTGGTCAGGGCATCTCCCTTGTTTGGCGCGGCGCGGAAGTTCGGATCGGTCGCTACGGCTTTTGCTTTCAGGAACCGCCGCGTGATGAACAGGCCTTGGAATATTCCTATGTAAGCAGGGATCGAAAGAGTCTCCTTCGATTCCGCCTTCAGGATCAACTGAGACCCGATTCCCGCGCAGCCGTTCACAGCCTCCTCATGTCGAAGCGGAATGTTTTCATGCTCACCGGCGACTCGCTCGATAGGGCGCAGGCCGTGGGCCATGAGCTGGGTCTGGACAAAGATCATGTGGTCGCGCGATTGAGCCCGAATGAGAAACTTGGCCGAATAGCGGACAAAAAACGCAACGCCATGGTGGGCAATGGAATCAACGATACGTTGGCGATGGCGCAGGTCGAAATCGGGATCGCTGTTGCGAATGCTACAGAATCCCTGCGCGAAAAAGCGGATATTGCGCTGCTTGCGCCGGGACTGGATCCTCTCATGCGCGCAATTGAATTGTCATCCGCCACAAGACGGGCATTACAAAGGTGTTTTGGATTTGCGCTGTTTTTTAATCTGATAGGAATGAGCCTTGCTATAAGCGGGTGGGCGACGCCCGTATTGGGCGCTATTTTGATGCCCATCAGTTCCTTTTCCATCTTTGCCATCGCCCGCCGCTGGCATTAG
- the ccoS gene encoding cbb3-type cytochrome oxidase assembly protein CcoS, translated as MEVLYVLIALSFAMAGVGLLAFLWANASGQFRDLKGPAEKILFEDQDSHKS; from the coding sequence TTGGAAGTCCTCTATGTCTTGATCGCCTTGAGTTTCGCCATGGCCGGCGTCGGCCTTCTGGCCTTTCTTTGGGCCAATGCATCAGGGCAGTTTCGGGACCTGAAAGGTCCCGCTGAGAAGATCCTTTTTGAAGATCAGGATAGTCATAAGTCTTGA